One genomic segment of Chitinophaga sancti includes these proteins:
- a CDS encoding DNA gyrase/topoisomerase IV subunit A — translation MSDIDNTQPTDESLHNITHIGGMYESWFLDYASYVILERAVPSVEDGLKPVQRRILHAMKELDDGRFNKVANIIGTTMQFHPHGDASIGDAIVNMGQKDLLIETQGNWGDVRTGDDAAAPRYIEARLSKFALDVAFNPKTTAWQVSYDGRKNEPLALPMKFPMLLAQGAEGIAVGLSTKILPHNFNELIDASIKYLRGRKFDLYPDFITGGMIDVANYNDGKRGGKVRVRAHIEEKDKKTLLIKDVPYGVTTTALMESIVKANDTGKIKIKKVVDNTAKDVEIEVQLAPGISPDITIDALYAFTDCEISISPNACVIVDDKPRFITVSELLRYSAEFTKDLLKRELEIRLAELQEKWHYTSLEKIFFEKQIYKELEEKHKDWDAVIAAIDKRFVPYKKNLKRDITREDIVKLTEKPVRRIYRLDINELNEQIKAIDADIKQVKHDLANLTDFTVSYYEGLLKKYGKGRERITEIKTFDTIQVQQVAMANTKIYVNRAEGFVGTSLKKDEFIADCSDLDNLIIFRKDGKMLVTKVADKTFVGKDIIHIDIFRKGDERTTYNMIYVDGKSGISYAKRFNVTGITLNKEYDLTTKGEKNSKVHYFTANPNGEAEVVSIRLSPNCAARNKEFDLFFETIAIKGRNSMGNQVTKYPIRTVKFKEAGVSTLAGQKLWYDDQVGRLNTEERGVYIGSFEGEDKVFVAFKNGTYELTNFELTNRYDPNELVYIEKFNPDKIVSAIYFDADKKQFNAKRFKIETQTLNNKFLFIKEGQGNYLEMITTHSEPVILLKTGKKRSPEEEEIDLAEFVEVTGWKTVGTRIAGDDLISAELASEEEEPDEGNGNPQGELF, via the coding sequence ATGAGCGACATCGATAATACACAACCAACGGACGAATCCTTACATAACATCACCCACATCGGGGGAATGTATGAAAGCTGGTTCCTGGATTACGCTTCGTATGTAATATTGGAGCGTGCTGTACCCAGCGTGGAAGATGGATTAAAGCCAGTACAACGTCGTATTCTTCATGCTATGAAGGAACTGGATGACGGACGCTTCAACAAAGTGGCGAACATCATCGGTACTACCATGCAGTTTCACCCACATGGTGATGCTTCTATTGGAGATGCCATTGTGAACATGGGGCAGAAAGACCTGTTGATCGAAACACAGGGTAACTGGGGCGATGTGCGCACCGGCGACGATGCAGCGGCACCCCGTTACATCGAGGCGCGTTTATCCAAATTTGCACTGGATGTAGCCTTCAATCCCAAAACAACCGCATGGCAGGTAAGTTATGACGGCCGTAAAAACGAACCGCTGGCACTACCTATGAAGTTCCCGATGCTGCTGGCACAGGGAGCGGAAGGTATCGCTGTGGGCTTGTCTACCAAGATACTGCCGCACAACTTCAACGAACTGATTGATGCTTCTATAAAATACCTGCGTGGCAGAAAGTTCGATCTGTACCCCGACTTCATCACCGGCGGTATGATCGACGTGGCGAACTACAACGACGGTAAACGTGGTGGTAAGGTACGCGTACGTGCGCATATAGAAGAGAAAGATAAGAAGACCCTCCTCATCAAGGACGTTCCTTATGGGGTGACCACAACCGCCCTGATGGAATCCATCGTAAAGGCGAACGATACCGGCAAAATCAAGATCAAGAAAGTGGTAGATAATACCGCGAAGGATGTTGAAATCGAGGTACAGCTGGCACCGGGTATTTCTCCTGATATCACTATCGATGCGCTGTATGCGTTCACGGATTGTGAGATCTCTATTTCTCCCAATGCCTGCGTGATCGTAGACGATAAACCCCGCTTTATCACCGTATCAGAACTTTTAAGATATTCTGCGGAGTTTACCAAAGACCTGCTGAAACGTGAGCTGGAAATCAGGCTGGCGGAGTTGCAGGAGAAATGGCACTACACCTCCCTGGAAAAGATCTTCTTCGAAAAGCAGATCTACAAGGAGCTGGAAGAGAAGCATAAGGACTGGGATGCCGTGATCGCAGCGATCGACAAGCGATTTGTTCCTTATAAAAAGAACCTGAAAAGGGATATCACGCGGGAAGATATCGTGAAACTGACTGAGAAGCCGGTACGCCGTATTTACCGTCTCGATATCAATGAACTGAATGAACAGATTAAAGCGATCGATGCCGATATCAAACAGGTAAAACATGACCTGGCGAACCTGACAGACTTCACCGTATCTTACTACGAAGGTCTGCTGAAGAAGTATGGTAAAGGCCGTGAGCGAATCACCGAGATCAAAACCTTCGATACCATCCAGGTACAGCAGGTGGCGATGGCGAATACCAAGATCTATGTGAATCGTGCAGAAGGTTTCGTGGGTACATCGCTTAAAAAGGACGAATTTATAGCAGATTGTTCTGACCTTGACAACCTCATTATTTTCCGTAAGGATGGTAAGATGCTGGTGACCAAGGTAGCAGATAAAACCTTTGTAGGGAAGGATATCATTCATATCGATATCTTCCGTAAGGGCGACGAGCGTACTACTTACAACATGATTTATGTGGATGGTAAGTCGGGTATCAGTTATGCGAAGCGCTTTAATGTGACAGGTATTACTTTGAATAAAGAATACGACCTGACTACGAAGGGTGAGAAGAATTCCAAGGTGCATTACTTTACTGCGAATCCAAATGGAGAAGCAGAAGTGGTGAGCATCCGTCTGAGCCCGAACTGTGCAGCAAGGAACAAGGAGTTTGACCTGTTCTTTGAGACGATTGCGATAAAGGGGCGTAACTCAATGGGTAACCAGGTGACGAAGTACCCGATCCGTACAGTGAAGTTCAAAGAAGCCGGTGTGTCTACATTAGCAGGGCAGAAGCTCTGGTATGATGACCAGGTAGGCAGATTGAATACAGAGGAGAGAGGGGTGTATATTGGTTCATTTGAAGGGGAAGATAAGGTGTTTGTGGCGTTTAAGAATGGTACATATGAGTTGACGAATTTTGAGTTGACGAACAGGTATGATCCGAATGAACTGGTGTATATAGAGAAGTTCAATCCTGATAAGATTGTGTCAGCGATTTACTTTGATGCGGATAAGAAGCAGTTTAATGCGAAGCGGTTTAAGATTGAAACGCAGACGCTGAATAATAAGTTCCTGTTTATAAAGGAAGGTCAGGGAAATTATCTGGAGATGATCACTACGCATTCAGAGCCGGTGATATTACTTAAAACAGGTAAGAAGCGGAGTCCGGAGGAAGAGGAGATAGACCTGGCGGAATTTGTGGAGGTGACCGGGTGGAAGACGGTAGGTACGAGGATTGCGGGAGATGATTTGATCAGTGCGGAACTGGCGAGTGAGGAAGAGGAGCCGGATGAGGGGAATGGGAATCCACAGGGAGAGTTATTTTAA
- a CDS encoding sugar-binding protein: protein MRKTGSLLTMVLLAHHLSFAQSDGLPRGAYQLPYTRYEADNGTLSGGAAVQSSPQFVQTDIASEASDQKYVSLSANNASIEWTLTAAAQGVDLRFTMPDDNTGNGLSGSLGLYVNGTKVKDIALSSYWAYQYFPAADPVQTPGGKTFMRFDEVHFKLTNALNAGDKIMVKKDNGDGLTYGVDFIELEPVPPALSQPANYLSVTDYGAVANDQNDDFAAFNACIAAAVSQGKNVYIPAGQFLLSDKLTLNVSNLKILGAGVWYTEVYFSTDKQFYGGIYARASNVEISNFSLNTQNNDRLVYNETNPRLPGEMYKTYKGFMGTYGTGSRVHDVWVEHFECGFWIAGYDAPYPVDITTDLQITKCRIRNNYADGVNFCQGTSNSIVEQCSLRNNGDDALAVWPNNATGVTTTCKNDIFRYNTVEDNWRAGSAALFGGTGHEIHHNLFKDGVAGSAIRFTNDFPGFTFEYPGDVIKVYENTITGCGTSYDLWNQKRGAIEFYAGTGVFNLQFDNNTILRSQRDAIQIYGTNIHHLVFNNTNIDGTGLDPVTRDQAADIYGGFGLYVQAGSQTATFNNLTVTNAESGAYINKNTSFQLIIQNINIPVTAVAIKPAHDTTLTTGQSLQLSADITPVDATNKVVTWGSSDSTIAKVDATGKVTAVGYGTATITVTTTGGSFTATRKITILPGINIVATQPNAAEGGSTGVFTISTVALSKTIAVKYSVSGTASAADYTPTLSGSVTLTPTAPSATITITPVDDNIFEGPETLKLTLLKDTTYNLGGDTVAIVAIADNENPPCVAPVIALLADSLRAPSKSISNVVLGSLPTDYSGSWKALYDNTNLYLKINMNDATKVNDSGDSWWEDDAVEIFIDGDNSKGTAYDGINDFQLGFRWNDPTIHVGSNSVNRTTGITFKQTATSMDITIPWATIGVTPAIGKTIGLDIQIDDDDNGGTRDAQMTTFATNTTAFQHPAVFGTVYLTTCNNAIFANAGPDQSLAAGTTSTTLSGSGSSGVTYTWSQVSGPASTISNTAVAAPGVTGLSNGNIYVYQLSVSNGTLTATDQVVITVANTTAGVIVNQGTPVIDGVLESTWNLSQTISKTTVGSVNNTATFGLLWDATNLYVGVKVLDAALYNDTPDAWDNDAAEVFINVNNTVRQFIKTYNSSNTAIINGGYSVEFAIPWSQLGITPTSGMAIGFDAGYDDDDNGGARDGQAVWYGTVDDYQSTANYGTIVLNGSSSKSLQLSVQPNPAINGQTKLTTSGPGYIVIYDMSGKQVYGAKAQPTLNLQLQHLPKGMYIVKYVNGEMIQTKSLLLQ, encoded by the coding sequence ATGAGAAAAACCGGTTCCCTTTTGACGATGGTCCTGTTAGCACACCATCTGTCATTTGCCCAAAGTGATGGGCTTCCACGAGGCGCTTACCAGCTGCCTTATACCCGTTATGAAGCTGACAATGGCACACTGAGTGGCGGTGCTGCTGTCCAATCCTCTCCGCAGTTTGTGCAAACAGACATTGCTTCGGAAGCTTCCGACCAAAAGTACGTAAGCCTGTCTGCAAACAATGCCAGTATTGAATGGACACTCACTGCCGCCGCACAGGGTGTGGATCTTCGCTTCACTATGCCGGACGACAACACCGGCAATGGTCTCAGTGGCTCACTGGGGCTCTATGTAAATGGTACGAAGGTGAAGGACATTGCCCTCTCCTCCTACTGGGCGTACCAGTACTTTCCCGCAGCCGATCCGGTGCAGACACCGGGCGGCAAGACCTTTATGCGCTTTGATGAAGTGCACTTCAAACTGACGAATGCACTGAATGCAGGCGACAAGATCATGGTCAAAAAAGACAATGGCGACGGGCTCACGTATGGCGTCGATTTTATCGAACTCGAACCTGTACCGCCTGCTTTGTCTCAACCCGCCAACTACCTGTCTGTAACGGATTATGGCGCGGTGGCGAATGACCAGAATGATGACTTTGCGGCGTTTAATGCATGTATTGCCGCAGCCGTATCACAGGGAAAAAACGTGTACATCCCTGCAGGTCAGTTCTTATTGAGCGATAAGCTCACGCTGAATGTAAGCAACCTGAAAATACTGGGTGCAGGCGTTTGGTATACAGAAGTGTATTTCTCTACAGACAAACAATTCTACGGCGGGATCTATGCCCGCGCCAGCAATGTAGAAATTTCCAACTTCAGTTTGAACACGCAGAACAATGACCGCCTCGTATACAATGAAACCAATCCACGCCTGCCCGGTGAAATGTACAAAACGTACAAGGGATTTATGGGTACGTATGGTACAGGTTCACGTGTACATGATGTATGGGTGGAACACTTTGAATGCGGCTTCTGGATTGCAGGATATGATGCTCCCTACCCGGTGGATATTACCACGGACTTACAGATTACAAAATGCCGGATCCGCAACAACTATGCAGATGGTGTCAATTTCTGCCAGGGTACTTCCAATTCTATTGTAGAGCAGTGTAGCCTGCGCAACAATGGAGACGATGCACTGGCCGTATGGCCCAATAATGCAACGGGTGTGACCACTACCTGTAAGAATGACATCTTCCGCTATAATACAGTAGAAGATAACTGGCGTGCAGGTAGTGCAGCCCTCTTTGGAGGCACGGGTCATGAAATTCATCACAATTTGTTTAAAGACGGTGTGGCTGGTTCTGCGATCCGGTTTACAAACGATTTTCCCGGGTTTACTTTTGAGTATCCCGGTGATGTGATCAAGGTGTATGAGAATACGATCACCGGTTGTGGTACCAGTTATGATCTGTGGAATCAGAAACGGGGTGCGATTGAGTTTTACGCAGGCACAGGTGTTTTCAATTTACAGTTTGACAACAATACCATCCTTCGTTCGCAACGTGATGCCATACAAATTTATGGTACGAACATTCATCACCTTGTATTCAACAACACCAATATTGATGGCACAGGCCTCGACCCTGTAACACGCGATCAGGCAGCGGATATATATGGAGGTTTCGGTCTGTATGTACAGGCAGGTAGCCAGACAGCCACCTTCAATAACCTGACGGTCACGAATGCGGAATCAGGAGCTTATATCAACAAAAACACGAGCTTTCAACTCATCATTCAGAACATCAATATTCCGGTTACCGCAGTAGCGATAAAACCAGCGCATGATACCACTCTCACTACCGGGCAATCATTGCAATTATCAGCGGACATTACTCCTGTAGATGCAACGAATAAAGTAGTCACCTGGGGCAGCTCTGATAGTACGATAGCAAAGGTAGACGCTACCGGCAAGGTTACCGCTGTGGGGTATGGCACAGCTACTATCACCGTCACAACTACAGGCGGCAGCTTTACCGCTACGCGGAAGATCACGATCCTGCCAGGCATCAATATCGTAGCTACGCAGCCAAATGCAGCAGAAGGCGGCAGTACAGGCGTGTTCACCATCAGCACCGTGGCATTGTCTAAAACGATCGCAGTTAAATACAGTGTAAGTGGTACTGCCAGTGCGGCTGACTATACACCTACGCTGAGTGGCAGTGTTACTTTGACACCCACAGCCCCATCTGCCACCATTACGATCACCCCTGTAGATGACAATATTTTTGAAGGACCAGAGACGTTGAAATTAACGTTGTTAAAAGACACTACTTATAATTTAGGAGGTGATACCGTAGCCATCGTGGCAATTGCAGATAATGAAAACCCACCTTGTGTGGCACCGGTAATTGCATTATTAGCAGATAGTTTGCGTGCGCCTTCAAAAAGCATCAGCAATGTGGTATTAGGTAGTTTACCAACTGATTATTCCGGTTCATGGAAAGCACTGTATGACAATACAAACCTCTACCTGAAGATCAATATGAATGACGCCACTAAGGTCAATGACTCTGGTGATAGCTGGTGGGAGGATGATGCCGTAGAAATATTCATCGATGGAGATAATAGTAAAGGCACTGCCTACGATGGTATAAATGATTTTCAGTTAGGCTTCCGTTGGAATGATCCCACCATTCATGTAGGCAGTAATTCTGTGAACCGCACTACAGGTATTACCTTCAAACAAACTGCCACCAGCATGGATATTACAATTCCATGGGCCACAATTGGCGTGACGCCTGCCATCGGTAAAACGATTGGATTGGATATACAAATTGACGATGATGATAATGGTGGTACACGCGATGCACAGATGACCACCTTTGCTACGAATACCACCGCATTCCAGCATCCAGCTGTATTTGGTACCGTTTATCTGACTACCTGCAACAATGCCATCTTTGCAAACGCAGGACCAGATCAGTCACTGGCTGCCGGCACGACAAGTACTACCCTATCCGGTAGTGGTTCCAGTGGTGTGACCTATACATGGTCGCAGGTAAGTGGTCCGGCAAGCACTATCAGCAATACTGCGGTTGCAGCACCTGGTGTAACAGGTTTAAGCAATGGCAATATCTATGTATACCAGCTGAGCGTCAGCAATGGTACACTCACCGCCACCGATCAGGTGGTGATCACAGTAGCCAATACGACTGCTGGTGTAATTGTCAACCAGGGTACGCCAGTGATAGACGGTGTTTTGGAAAGTACCTGGAACCTGTCTCAGACTATTTCAAAGACAACGGTGGGCAGTGTAAATAATACTGCCACCTTTGGCCTGCTGTGGGATGCCACGAACCTTTATGTGGGTGTAAAAGTACTGGATGCTGCACTGTATAATGATACGCCTGACGCGTGGGATAATGATGCGGCAGAGGTGTTTATTAATGTTAATAATACAGTACGGCAGTTTATTAAAACTTATAACAGTAGTAATACGGCGATTATCAATGGCGGTTATAGTGTAGAGTTTGCGATTCCCTGGTCACAACTGGGTATCACACCTACATCAGGGATGGCGATTGGATTTGATGCAGGGTATGATGATGATGACAATGGTGGTGCACGTGATGGACAGGCAGTGTGGTATGGGACAGTGGATGATTACCAGAGTACGGCCAATTATGGAACGATCGTATTGAACGGATCTTCATCTAAATCATTGCAGCTTTCTGTACAACCCAATCCCGCTATCAATGGTCAAACAAAATTAACCACATCCGGCCCTGGCTACATCGTTATCTACGACATGAGCGGCAAACAGGTATACGGCGCAAAAGCACAACCTACATTAAATTTACAACTACAACACCTACCCAAAGGTATGTACATTGTAAAATATGTAAACGGAGAAATGATTCAGACAAAATCGCTGTTACTGCAATAA
- the treZ gene encoding malto-oligosyltrehalose trehalohydrolase, producing MKNTGAFYKPDNTCTFCVWAPEKEQVTLHLITPDDRSMAMTKDAEGYFTITVENVPPGATYYYNIDDKDLPDPASGWQPQDIFGPSAVVDHDAYQWQDLQWHGLPFKDLILYELHVGTFSPEGTFEGIIPYLDDLKETGINALELMPVCQFPGERNWGYDGVYQYAVHHSYGGPEGLKKLVDACHQRGMAVLLDVVYNHLGGEGNYFDHFGPHFSEIYAIPWGSAINFDGANSDGPKGYFANNVIHWFQQYHIDGLRLDAVHCIFDNSAVTLWEVIHDKVKELEATTGRKYYLIGESDLNSPNIMKSPSDGGMGLDAQWLDDFHHILYVLLDKAGQSRYADFNKLEQLAKAYKDGFVHTGEYVQFRKRRYGRSSAGISGEHFVVFNQNHDQIGNRVKGERLSVLIDQARLKVAAAAIFLSPYVPMLFMGEEYGEDNPFFFFVSYKEEEHIKGIQEGRKKEFESFLKEGEMFPDPQSEETFIQSKLDWGKRKQGKYKELLEWHKKLIQLRRDNEILQNTSKDDLFVQLIGEKGYVLHRQSRNGMEHLLCLFNLSDDILEYEMPTFKDEWIKILDSGNHENSLKANKKCALQPTSIVIYG from the coding sequence ATGAAAAACACAGGGGCTTTTTACAAGCCTGATAATACATGTACTTTTTGCGTATGGGCACCGGAAAAAGAGCAGGTCACACTTCATCTTATCACCCCGGATGACAGGTCCATGGCAATGACCAAAGACGCGGAAGGATATTTTACTATTACGGTAGAAAATGTTCCTCCCGGCGCAACCTACTATTATAATATCGATGATAAAGATCTCCCCGACCCCGCTTCCGGCTGGCAACCGCAGGACATCTTTGGCCCATCGGCTGTAGTGGATCACGATGCGTACCAGTGGCAGGATCTGCAATGGCATGGCTTGCCTTTTAAGGACCTGATTTTATATGAATTGCATGTAGGCACCTTTTCTCCGGAAGGGACCTTTGAAGGGATCATTCCTTACCTGGACGACCTGAAAGAGACCGGCATCAATGCACTGGAACTAATGCCCGTGTGCCAGTTTCCCGGTGAGCGGAACTGGGGGTATGATGGGGTGTACCAGTATGCCGTGCATCACTCTTATGGCGGACCGGAAGGGCTGAAAAAATTAGTGGATGCCTGTCATCAAAGAGGTATGGCGGTGTTGTTGGATGTGGTGTATAATCACCTGGGTGGGGAAGGCAACTATTTTGACCATTTTGGGCCTCATTTTTCGGAGATCTATGCTATTCCCTGGGGTAGTGCTATAAATTTTGATGGGGCTAATTCTGACGGTCCTAAGGGCTATTTTGCGAATAATGTGATCCATTGGTTTCAGCAATATCACATTGATGGTTTAAGACTGGATGCGGTGCATTGTATTTTTGATAATAGTGCGGTCACGTTGTGGGAGGTGATCCATGATAAGGTAAAAGAATTAGAAGCTACTACCGGCCGGAAATACTACCTCATCGGCGAGAGCGATCTGAATTCACCAAATATAATGAAAAGCCCCAGCGATGGAGGTATGGGATTAGATGCCCAGTGGCTGGACGACTTTCATCATATATTGTATGTGCTATTGGACAAAGCAGGACAATCCCGGTATGCGGATTTTAATAAATTAGAACAATTAGCAAAGGCATATAAAGATGGCTTCGTGCATACAGGAGAATATGTGCAGTTTAGGAAACGGCGGTATGGACGTAGCTCTGCAGGTATTTCAGGAGAACATTTTGTAGTGTTTAACCAGAATCATGACCAGATCGGGAATAGAGTGAAAGGAGAAAGATTATCTGTACTCATTGATCAGGCAAGATTGAAAGTAGCGGCGGCAGCGATCTTTTTATCACCATATGTTCCCATGTTGTTTATGGGGGAGGAATACGGAGAGGATAATCCGTTTTTCTTTTTTGTAAGTTATAAGGAAGAGGAACATATTAAAGGAATCCAGGAAGGACGGAAAAAAGAATTTGAGTCTTTTTTGAAGGAGGGCGAGATGTTTCCTGATCCACAATCTGAGGAAACGTTTATTCAGTCAAAGCTGGATTGGGGAAAAAGGAAGCAGGGGAAATATAAAGAGCTATTAGAATGGCATAAGAAATTGATACAATTAAGAAGGGATAATGAGATATTGCAGAATACCAGTAAGGATGACTTGTTTGTGCAGCTGATAGGAGAAAAAGGGTATGTATTGCATCGGCAGAGTAGGAATGGGATGGAGCATTTGTTATGCTTATTCAATCTTTCGGATGATATCTTAGAATATGAAATGCCTACATTCAAAGATGAATGGATTAAAATATTAGACTCGGGGAATCATGAAAATTCCCTGAAGGCAAATAAAAAATGCGCCTTACAACCCACGAGTATTGTGATTTATGGATAG
- a CDS encoding alpha-amylase family glycosyl hydrolase: MDKKWWQTGIIYQVYPRSYQDSNGDGVGDLKGILQRLDYLQWLGINAVWLSPIYPSPMADFGYDISDYTGIHPLFGNMADFDNLLEEVHKRGMKLLLDLVPNHTSDQHPWFLESRSSRDNPKRDWYIWHDPQPDGSAPNNWLSMFGGIGWEWDHTTQQYYYHAFLKEQPDLNWRNPEVQQAMFDVMRFWLKKGVDGFRVDVMWHMIKDAQFRNNPIDPNYEPHMSTYSQLLPVYSTDQPEVHELVHQMRSVMEEIDDDRVMIGEIYLPIHQLVTYYGSDNNGAHLPFNFQLLTLPWQALQIASAIDQYEGALPENGWPNWVLSNHDQHRIASRVGTQQARVAAMLLLTLRGTPTIYYGDEIAMRNVAIPINEVVDPQGLNMPDKNLSRDPSRTPMQWDNSLHAGFTTGKPWLRLSKIFHRDNVEMQQHDVYSMLTLHRQLITLRANEPALAAGRYVPVFADNQMLAYIREAADADTFLIVLNLTHLPCYFRPPNFSFSGKVEISTIPESAGIQLSDTISLDGDEGLIIRLDKK; encoded by the coding sequence ATGGACAAAAAATGGTGGCAGACAGGTATTATCTACCAGGTATATCCCCGTAGTTATCAGGATAGCAATGGCGATGGAGTCGGTGATCTGAAAGGTATTCTGCAAAGACTGGATTACCTGCAGTGGCTGGGTATAAACGCAGTATGGCTTTCGCCCATTTATCCTTCTCCGATGGCGGATTTTGGATATGATATTTCCGATTATACAGGCATTCATCCATTGTTTGGCAACATGGCAGACTTCGATAACTTACTGGAAGAAGTACACAAGCGAGGCATGAAGTTACTGCTGGACCTGGTACCGAATCATACGTCAGACCAACATCCCTGGTTCCTGGAATCCCGTTCCAGCAGGGATAATCCGAAACGTGACTGGTACATATGGCATGACCCACAGCCAGATGGCAGCGCACCGAACAACTGGCTGAGTATGTTTGGCGGCATTGGGTGGGAGTGGGATCATACTACCCAGCAGTATTATTATCATGCATTCTTAAAGGAACAGCCTGATCTGAACTGGCGCAATCCCGAAGTGCAACAGGCGATGTTTGATGTGATGCGGTTCTGGCTGAAGAAAGGGGTAGATGGATTCAGGGTAGATGTGATGTGGCACATGATCAAGGATGCACAGTTCCGTAACAATCCGATTGATCCAAATTATGAACCGCATATGAGTACCTACTCGCAGTTATTACCCGTGTATTCTACAGATCAGCCGGAAGTACACGAACTGGTACACCAGATGCGGTCGGTGATGGAAGAGATCGATGATGATCGGGTGATGATCGGCGAAATATATTTACCCATACATCAGTTAGTCACTTATTATGGCAGTGATAATAACGGGGCGCATCTGCCATTTAATTTTCAGTTACTTACATTGCCCTGGCAGGCGTTGCAGATCGCTTCGGCCATCGATCAGTACGAAGGGGCCTTGCCTGAAAATGGCTGGCCAAACTGGGTGTTGAGCAACCATGATCAGCACAGGATAGCGAGTAGGGTAGGAACACAGCAGGCGCGGGTAGCTGCAATGCTATTACTGACATTGCGTGGTACGCCTACGATCTATTATGGTGATGAAATAGCGATGCGCAACGTAGCGATACCAATTAATGAAGTCGTAGATCCGCAGGGATTGAATATGCCAGATAAGAACCTGAGCAGAGATCCATCGCGAACGCCGATGCAGTGGGATAATTCCCTTCATGCAGGATTTACGACAGGCAAACCCTGGTTAAGATTATCGAAGATCTTCCACCGGGATAATGTAGAGATGCAGCAGCATGATGTTTATTCTATGCTGACATTGCACAGGCAGTTGATCACATTGAGAGCCAATGAACCGGCATTGGCAGCAGGGAGGTATGTACCTGTGTTTGCGGATAACCAGATGCTGGCATATATAAGAGAAGCAGCAGATGCTGATACGTTTTTAATTGTATTAAACCTGACACATTTGCCTTGTTATTTCAGACCACCTAATTTTAGTTTTTCCGGTAAGGTGGAAATATCTACAATACCGGAATCTGCTGGAATTCAATTGAGTGATACAATTAGTCTGGATGGAGATGAGGGCTTAATAATCAGGTTAGATAAAAAGTAG
- a CDS encoding DUF1835 domain-containing protein: METVHIVFGESSVAPIQGAFELDEQLKGDILHFEDDLSIGPLFIIDTKDGQAGRRQWWNQLAGVEAPAAPLLIEGEPEEQPVEETSPDPEKFKELKARLKADPELQVWIWAGQNARDVSGYFWLVSQLYDFAGRIFIIYLNNLPFLNEKGGVFYPTHLHQILPKEFLKAKKLARAISLAEFELDGDEWSRLMNENAGIRLLEGGKKLRGEPASFYDKDLLAASNAEFQKANKVINQVTGKMKYPVMDQYLGWRVKELVKQGKLESKGELKTSKDFEVKLV; the protein is encoded by the coding sequence ATGGAAACTGTGCATATCGTATTTGGTGAATCATCCGTAGCTCCGATACAAGGTGCGTTCGAACTGGATGAGCAGCTGAAGGGAGACATCCTGCATTTTGAGGATGACCTGTCCATCGGCCCCCTGTTCATAATTGATACAAAAGATGGACAGGCTGGTCGCCGTCAATGGTGGAACCAGCTAGCCGGGGTAGAGGCACCTGCCGCGCCTTTATTGATTGAGGGTGAGCCTGAGGAGCAACCTGTAGAAGAAACCAGTCCTGACCCGGAAAAGTTCAAAGAACTGAAAGCCCGACTTAAAGCGGATCCTGAACTACAGGTATGGATCTGGGCCGGACAGAATGCCCGCGATGTAAGCGGCTATTTCTGGCTGGTGAGCCAGTTGTACGATTTTGCTGGCCGTATCTTCATCATCTATCTCAATAACCTGCCTTTCCTGAATGAAAAGGGAGGCGTATTCTATCCCACCCACCTGCATCAGATCCTCCCGAAGGAATTCCTGAAAGCAAAGAAACTGGCAAGGGCTATTTCCCTGGCCGAGTTTGAACTGGATGGTGATGAATGGAGCCGCCTGATGAACGAGAACGCGGGCATCCGGCTGCTGGAAGGGGGCAAGAAACTGAGAGGGGAACCAGCATCTTTTTATGATAAAGACCTGCTGGCGGCAAGTAATGCAGAGTTCCAGAAAGCGAATAAAGTCATCAACCAGGTAACTGGAAAAATGAAATATCCTGTCATGGACCAATACCTGGGCTGGCGAGTGAAAGAACTGGTGAAACAGGGAAAACTGGAAAGCAAAGGCGAACTGAAAACAAGCAAAGACTTCGAAGTTAAACTGGTATAA